The segment CCACCCACTGCAATGCTAGAGAGCATGTATCTTCCTATCGCAAATCACATGAGCATGTCCACTCCAAtcacaaaacaaaccaaaccaATCATACTGCTGGTGAATCCAGTCTGAACGACTACCAGCCACCAGAACAAGGAGCCAAGGGCTCTAGTCTGGGATGGACTGTTGAAAACTCTTCCCAGTGGATCCCCTGCCACTCACAGCTGCCTGAGAAAGACAAGGAAAAGCTGGACGACTACTGTGTGGAAATGAGGTTCCAGCCCCTTGACTCTGTTTCACAGCAGCACTTTGGCTCAGGCATGGAATGTCCAAGTCTCCAAGGGCACAATTCGCAGACACTACGTCAGCGAAATCAGGATGTAAAAGAGTGGAGTCTTGCAGCCAGGGAAGAATCCATGGACTCTGTGCAGATGCTGGACAGCCTAAATGTTGGGGTTGATTTGGAGGAATGGCCGTTGCACAGGGATGTCACTCTTTCTCCCCCTTTAACATCCTCTCCAATCACTCTAGAAAATGATGGCGAGCATCTGAACCTGGTAAAACCAAACTCAGTAAGTATGGCACAGTTTTCAAAAAGATTATTGATTAAATATAATCCTTGTTTTGTAATCATGCATTTGCACTGAGGGACATTGTTATCTGTGTTGAATTATTAGTAATTTattggcaaataaataaatcaaagctcatgctaacttttttttttttttttcccccacagggCTCCAGCTCTGTTCTGGTGGTCATGGTGATTTTACTCAACATTAGTGTAgccattttattcattcatttctttatttaaacacaaaggCCTAGAGAATGTTAATAACAGCACTTACTATTATGAAAAAGTAAGATATGCACATGCTGCACACTTAGCATCACTTCTTTATGTAAGGAACCAAGATTTTACATTAGTCAAGCCCATGTACATTGGAAAGCACCATGTAAATTGTAAGTTGAATTTGTGGTTTCATTAATAATGATACATTTCTGTCATTATCCATTAGGTATCTTTGcatacttttttcttctccataATAAAGGCCCAGTAACAGTATTTTTAGGAATTAAAATAATGCACATATTTAGGTTTTGAAGATACAATATTGCCTGATATAATTTGTCATGTCTTTTCGCTCGTTAAcgttatttattttccttccgAATGCACATCtggcatattttttttgtttggttttctgaACATTATGATTGTATAGCTTAGTGAGATGGTCTTGTGGTCTTATGTACAAATATGTTCTAGCGCATGTGAGGTGGTCAACTGCACACAGCGCTTATACGAAACTAGTCAATCCAAGACTACACACCCCCTCAAATATCCCAGGGTACTGCCCTATAGGACCGCTGCAACAAATTGACAGTCCATCTATCAAAAATCTTGCATACCCATACCCACACTCTGTGTCAGAGGTAAAGGCTATTTTAAAGGGCTTCATCATGATATGTTTTCACCCCAGTCAAAATTCACGAGTGTGTAGTGAATAGGGTAACCCTGCACcgttcttccttccttctgtaaTACGAATCACTTTAGCACGGTTACTGAATGTCAGCACAATTCAGTTcattgctttgtttgttttaattcacACTGAACATTTACATACTCTACTATGCCAAACATGCATCATACTTCCTGTATGACCTAAACCACAACAGAGGTACATCGATGGTTGAGTATTCTGGCTCATGCTTTGTAAAGTTTGAGACTGTTACTTTTTGACCACTGCtttcaatataatatatatatatatatattctatattattgACGAGTTAATATCTTTTAACTGTTTGCAAGATATCATTGATAATGCTGAgtgcctttttttaattgaggaaaaaaaaaatcatcccagCAAGCAGGCTTTGTACAAAGTGACAACATATACAGAAGTCGTGTAAGGAGGCATGGAACcatttgtctctttctctctctattcacCTTTGAACTGAATGGGTTGGCTTTGAGAACACTGAGCCCATGGAAATTTTTACAGCATGTTTGTTGGCCTGTATTCTTCTGCTGTTATTCTGTGTGAttttctgcctgtctctctgtccagcAACTTTAGGTGACAATAGGGACTGAAAGCAGTGTAAAAAAATGCCAGCTTGTTTCTCAGTGGGACCTGACTGAAATCATCTCAATTAATGAATGATAAAACtgctactgtatattttatactactcatccagtgacatcatcatgttGTGGAATCATTGCATGCCCGAGCATGCCCTTTCTTACGCAATGATTTATGAGATGTTTCCAAGTTATgtggaaaaattaataaaatgtttgaggTTATGATATTTTCTacagtttctttaaacaaaagaaatagaaaaaaaaaagatcaacattCATTGATGTTCCTGTAATGAAGGAAGAGATGTGGAAGAAATCAACATTTATGAAAGaatttacttttgagagaagtATCTGATAAAAATCTAAAGCTGTCATCATCTTCATAACAGAGCATGCTCTGTCCAAGATTCTGCTCCTTATTTACCTTTAATGAAAATTCCCAGGGGGTCCCATTGCTATCTCACATTCCAACTGGACACTAAGATGCTAATTGGAACATAGTCTATTGatgtaaaaacatataaacaggCAAAAATGAAAATCTATAAAGTGTTGTTCTTTTTACTTATGTTGGGCAAATAAAAGGCATCAAATTAGGTTCAATGCACATTGGCATTAATTCTGCAAGTCTGTGGAAGTGTACTGCAGCAATAAAATCCATTTTGCAAAATTATATTTCCTTAGTTGGTATGAAGATGATAGTGGTGCTTAAAAAAACACTCTTAAATCTCCAATAGGTGTTCAATTGGCTTAAGACCAATTACATACCAGTTAGCATATGTTTTTCATATGTGGATTGGGTGGGGTCATCCTTCAAGAGATCACATTAATCAACATAGAAGTGCCAGATTTACACTGTAATGATTTGACCCAAAACAAGTTGTTagctaaatatataaatgtccacCATACTATAACAGATATATTGTTGTCTTATGCAGAACATTTAAAGTGAGTCATATGGACTTTAAAAAAGGTTTGGAAGTCCCATGGCTTTCTTTATATGATCTATGGAGgtgaaaaaatgtcaaaaagcaCATCCAGTTGTCCATATGTTTTGTCAATACTGCATGTGCCCATATATAGACTTATAGACTATATAGACTATAGACTATATAGACTATAGAATGTATTTAGCAGTAACAGCCTTAAGAGATTGCATGTTTTAAGGGACATCAACTTCTGCAGGGAGTCACTGTTCACAATTTTGAAAAATCTTAGAAATATCAATAAAGTGGCTTACCCTcttatcaaatatttaattgtttttacagTGCAAGCACTCACATTATTTTGTAGTCTCTAAGAATACATAACCTAAAATATATAGACCTGAATAGAaactgggtgttttttttttccagaaaatcaaacaatttatgtatattagtttatttatcaGTCTTCACTATGGCTTTAGGGTTGCCAAATCcagaatcaatcaatcaatcaatcaatcaatcaatcaatcaatctatctatctatctatctatctatctatctatctatctatctatctatctatctatctatctatctatctatctatctatctatctatttgccTGCCTATCTAATCACCttcttaattaaatgtttttggtgATTTTAAAACCCCTTTTGATTTCTGTCATATTCAAATCTATAATGATGTGTCAACCCTGCTGAAAACTCCATCTTTTAATCCGACTTGTTATACTTGTTATACTGCCAAACCACAGGGCAGGTCAGCGAGACTGGTGAAATATCTTTGTCAGATAGATTGCTCCTAGTAATACTTATACTATTACAAGTGTGGACAATATGccaaatatttattgataaatttAGTTTGAAAATGGAAATAACTTGCTATGAACAATTTAGAATTGTTCCATTATCATACATTCAAATTTAAATACAGAATCATAATCTCAGTATTACAGCTTTTCTTTTGAATCGTTCCATCTGAAACTGAATCTAAAATCTGAAATTAAAATTCATGaatgtttcacatttttcatgACTATTTCTAGATTTTTAAGCATGAAGTTTAGTTGTAggtatattataaatgtattataataaattataaataatgtaaattgtatatgtatattatacagttcTAAAAATCAGTAGttttattaattcaaatatttaactgAAATAATGAACCCAAAACCCTGGGATAATGCTAGTTACATAACATTAAACAGCTATTACTAAATCAAAAGTtaaacacaatatttaaaaagttaaaaacttAAACACAAGTGTCATCCATAATCAACGGAACTTCTAGTCTCTTATGTTGCACTAAAATGGATCACTAATGCTTTGACAAATCTGCAACAAACTCTATCAGGTTGTTTGTGATTTTAGATTATCAAAAAAGTCAATGGTTTTTCTGAAGCACTGTGATAATACACAAATAATCCAAATCTGAACACACTCTATTATGCATTGTTATTACCtctcattttatacaattttgaaACTAAACTTTCCTATCACATGCCACCATTATCTTCCATCATCCATATGCCATTGGGGATCACACTCTTCTTTAGATAAAAAATTGTGGTGCATtgtcatatttaaaaaacaacaacaacacagctTTATTACAGTGGCACAAAATCATctcatgcatttaaaaagtaccttttatcagtaacacacagctACACACGGACAGCTCAACCAAgtcatataaaaagaaaaacagcaataCACACCTGTGCATCTAAGATACCTACATATTTTACTTAATAGCTATTATAACACTGATTTAACACTGTTAATACTGTAAATTGTCAAAATTACAGACACATTtacttaattatatatatatgatattctGATATGACCAGTTAACATCATTTGAttagatttacaaaaaaaaaaaacacaatagcaAGAGGAGGATAAAGGTTTTAATCAATCACTGCTCATACTTTACCTGGGGTTAACAATTAAATATGATTGGATAAATACAGCACAAAACTGTAACAATTCAACACAGCATCGTTTCACACTATACGTGTTCGCACCACACTGCGAGGTTAACATTGCAAGAGGCTTCAGAGCAGGGTTTCACTATCCGGGTTAAAAAGCGATACTAACCCAACTTCTAAATGACGTTCCTCTCCGCAGGGTTAAATGCAGGGTTTAGTTTGATGATACCCAGGGGTTAAATGCAGTGTAAAAAGCCCTAAGATAACTAACGATTTTATGTCATAGTTAGGATTGTGTTGCTTAGTATAAACTTATGTTGTTTCGTGTAGTACCTAAGTCCTGGAGGAATGCTTCATTCCACTGTGTACCAACTGAATATGATTGAAATTACCATGAAAACCATTGACTTGactgggattttttttggtgaactttttttcattctttacgGTTAAGTGTAAAAAGCCCAATGGGCTACCAGTTTGACTTTCAAGGCCTGTGGTGTAGCAGCTGGATCTCGGGGTCTGCTGGAAGACATGCtctctgtatataatatataatatataataatctatCCCTAACCAAATGGAAAGGAAACATTTATACAGGCGTAGCTGAGATTTCCTTTTTTGCCCCCTGCTGCTGTGAATCCGCCCATGTTATTTGGGTGTCAGCCTTGTTCTGGTTGGATGGAGGGAAGAAGGGGGGACTGGTCATAGAGGTCCGATGCGTCACGTTTATTTGGGCCTTGTGGAGCCCCGCCGGCTGCGCGTCGCCcaactgtgtgtttgttttggtttttttttttttttttttttttttggcagaaccGGAACCGCAATTTTTTtgacctctctttctctcctcctctctctctctctttcttgcatTTCTGGATCCAGCCGGAAAACTGATAAGGTATAAAATCGGTGCgggtggaggaaaaaaaagcacagcggAGCTTATAACGACATGTTAGGACAGAGCATGCCTGGTGTCGGTTTTCCCCTAGCAGCCGCGGTGTAGCCAGCTTACTGAAGTGCACCGAGCTAGGGATGGGTCTGAGCATTATGCTGCTTGGGTGCCATTGTgcagagtgttttttttccctcccattCCTCCGAGCTTCCAGTTTCCCTTTCCGCTTATTTTCCCGGTTCACGCATTTCTTattccatttgtttttttatttttttgcatgcacTATTCTGCTTCTGTTAGCCAGACGGTTAGAGCAAGGACATTAGCCAAGCTGGTATATAAAAACGAGCGGCTTCTCCTTCCCCTGCTGTCTAATGCTACCAGCGGCTAGCTAAAGttgcttaaaaaagaaaaaaccaaaAGCTTCCTTGTAAAGAATGCAATATAtgcatttcctttccttttgtGCAGAAGCTGGGGATTATGTTGATGTGCACACATTTCGGTTTTCCCCCCTACCGGTTATAGCAGGCTAGCATAGAATGATATGCCATTCAGGACAGCGTTTCATACTGGTCTTCTCTAAAATGCACAGTGGTTATTTggtttgtcttttattttggacgtgcatttaaaaaaaagcatgcatcCCGggtgttttgatttgtttatctttttatcATTGCATGTGCTATGTCCTTTTAGATGTATGCACTTTATCTTCAAATGCATTCTTGCAAAATTAAAGCACTTTAAGGTAAACTGATATTGTCTCTGTCTTGCAGATACACTGCTTGgtgaagggtttttttgtgcataTAATATAACAAGGCTCATTGTCCTTCCTTGCATTTGTCAACGACTTGACATTTTTGGGACGTTTTTTAAATAACCGAGGACCTGTGACAGCTAAAGCCATACATGTACAGCGGAAGGATGACCGAGGCATGGCAGCAGCAGCATGCAGTGGCTCCACCTCCTGTTGCACATCCACTTCTTCAAGGGGCTGAAAACCCTCTCGGTAGCGCCGTGTATGGGATCGTCCTTCCCGCAGATCCTGCTTTACAGCAGTCGCAGCATGGCCAGCACGGCCAGCAGCATCCAGTGCCAGCTCAACAGCCGTCCCTGCAAGTAGGGAGTGAGGGTGGTCACAAGTGTGGGGCGTGTGGCCATGATATATCTCACCTGGCAAACCCACATGAGCACCAGTGCATGGTGAGCCAGGACCGCTCTTTTCAGTGCACCCAGTGCATGAAGATCTTTAGTCAGGCCACTGATTTACTGGAGCATCAATGTGTCCAGGTAGAGCAAAAACCATTTGTCTGTGGTGTGTGCAAAATGGGATTCTCCCTTCTCACTTCTTTGGCACAACATCACAATGAGCATTCGAATGGCAACAACCCTATGAAGTGTTCCATCTGTGAGAAAACCTACAGGCCAGATTCTTCCTCCTCAAATCCCCAGCAGCCATCAACAGGCGAGACCTCCAGCAGTGGTGCAGCAATGGGATCCTCTTCGTCCACTGCTTTTCAAAACTCCGATAGGCCCTACAAGTGTTCGGTATGCTCGAAGGCTTTTCGGCACCTCTCTGAGCTCTCTCGGCATGAGCGAGTGCACACGGGTGAGAAGCCATACAAATGCAACACGTGTGAGAAGAGCTTCAGTCAGGCATCTCACCTAGCACACCATCAGCGCACACATAGTGCTGATCGCCCTTACAAATGCGCTGTCTGCGATAAGACCTTCAAGCACCGGCAGCACCTTGTGCGCCACATGTACGCTCACTCCGGAGAGCACCTGTTCAAGTGCAACTTGTGTGAACTGCACTTCAAAGAATCGTCTGAGCTGCTGCACCACCAGTGCCAGCCTGCTGGTGAACGGCCCTTTCGTTGTGCAACATGTGGAAAGACCTTTAAACGGCCATCAGACCTCCGACAGCATGAGCGCACCCACTCAGAAGAAAGACCATTTCAATGTGAAGAGTGCCAGATGAGTTTTAAGCAGCAGTATGCCCTTGTACGACACCGTCGCACTCACAAAAACCCTGCAGAGCGTCCTTTCAAGTGTAACCAGTGCGATAAAGGCTTTCTGCAACCCTCCCACCTTCTGTACCACCAGCATGTCCATGGAATTGAGAACCTGTTCAAGTGTGCAGCTTGCCAAAAGGGCTTCAGACAGTCCGGGGAGCTTCTCAGGCACAAGTGTGGAGAATCTGGCTCAGGCTCCAATGCACCAGAGAAACCGTACAAGTGTGACGTGTGCGGCAAGGGCTATAAAAAATCATCCACCCTTCAACGACACCAGAACTCGCACTGCACTGAGAAGCCACTCAAATGCTCCCTGTGTGGTCGACGCTTTCAGTCGTCATCCGATTTCGTCCAGCATCACTGTGATCCTGCCCGTGAGAAACCAATGAAGTGCTCGGACTGTGAGAGGCGCTTTAAATATTCGTCTGAGCTCCAGAGACACCGCCGCGTACATACGGGGGAGAAACCTTTCAAGTGCCCAACCTGCGACAAGGGATTTAAGCAGCGAGAGCACTTGGCCAAACACGGCATCGTCCACTCACGGGAAGCACAGTTTAAGTGCGTATGGTGTGGAGAATGCTTTGGGGAGCTAGGGGCTCTTCAGGAGCACACGGTCCAACACACTGCAGAAGGGGGGGGCTATCCAGTAGCCCCATGCATACAGTAGTGGTGCTCCAGTAATGTTAGCCTCCCATCTTGTTTAATGAAGCCACGAATATATAGTGCTTGTATGACAAACTTGCTGGTATTCTACATGTGCTATAATTTATTGAGGTTCATTTCAAGACTCACAGCCTGTGATATAGTTTTCAACTCTCAGTACCATATTTTCCAGccaggttttaaaaaaaggctTAGTTGCAAAACATAGAAATAGGTCCAATAAGTATTAAATTGTTTATAGGATATACATTCAATGATGcctattttagttttttttttaagcttttccttctccaatatttaaaattttaagtaTTAAATTACAGTGCTGTTGTAATTGTTTGTAAccaattttaacaattttaatatgaatgaggttaattgagttgctttgttaaaagaaaaattggaTTTCACTGGCTGGAATAATTATTGTGGCATATGACAGACAGTGTTACTTTTCCAtcttgtacagtacatgtacacacCTGTGCTTTTTACCTGCCAcagtacttgtgtgtgtgtgtgtgtgtatatatatatatatatatatatatatatatatatacatacatacatatacatacatacatacatacatataaggCATTGTCTGCTCTCTTTAGTAACTCTACCATATAAACTCCAATGCCTAACCCATGATGTAACAGGGTATGTGTATGCATGAATAATCTAAAATCTGTTAGTATTTTATGTTGTAAACTGTAACTGGTGCTTATTTGTATGTTGTCTTATAGGCAAAAGAACAAAGGTAGTTACTTTGAAGTGATGCAGTTGTATGTGACGAGTGTAAGTGGTTAATTCATCCTTGCAGTTATCATAGCTATTTAAACGATTATCAGTAACACTAATACAGTTTACAGTTTGGACTGCTATTTTAACTGCCCAGTAACAGCATGTCTGTcacagcaattaaaaaaaaaatacacacataagcTGGTGTTACTTCTTATTGTTGCTCTAATATCTTCAGTACTATTCAGAAATTGAtggtttttttaatgatttagtaCAAATTAGTGTATGTATTTCCACCAAACTGTAAACTATACGTCTATAATCATTCCTTTCTAAGTTATTAGTTATTCGGTTATTATTTTCTTACAGTAGACGTAGTAGGATTATTTAACCTTTATGAgacatttgcttttattttattttatttttccatttatacaTGCCTTTGGAAAGTGTTTTTGGTGTCCCTTAAACATTAGGTTTGCatcctaattaaaaaaaaaaaagttaaaagcacCTTGGTTGTATGATGTAATGCAACAGATTTCGTTAGAAATGTTGTttagaaattgtttttatttaatttttaaagaaatgttcaggaaaaaaaacacaattcaaccTTAATCAACAAATTAATCCCCATTATATGCTGATTGCATTTATTTGGATGATTTCACAGCATTCAGGCAAGCATCCTGTAGAGACCtaattggggaaaaaataatatattaaaaaggtTTATAAACTCTAACAAAGAAATTATTTTGTCAGGAAAAACCTTGTGTTTTTCACAATGTCCCTTCATTGATAGTTCTATTAGGCAGTTGATTAATTATATGGACGTAGCCTGTTTATCCTTGGGTCTAGTACTATTAAACCATTCtctaggattttttttgttgttgttgcttactttaacatttgtgtttttaataatggTTGAGTGATTGAAACATGTATATATCTCTATATGTAATAATTTGTCCTATCTTTGCACTTGTATGTATTGTGATCATAGGCTACAATGGCATTAACCAATAAATGTTTGCAAATACAGAGTATATGTATGTTTCTTGAACACATACGTTCCTGTTAGTCGTGTAATAACAGGTGTTGCGACAAAAAATTAGGACATGTTTAAAAACCCTCAGAGATTTTACATAATATTAATCGGGCTTTTTAGttgaaaaggacaaaaaaaaaagtacactgtCACCTGGAAGCTAATTTGAGCGCTTCCGGTGCTTCAGTTATAACAGCAGCCGCTTTGGCCTGGTACCCAATGGCTTACTGTTTCCTACACAAGTGCACTAAATATAGTGAGAAACCAGCGCTGCTGCACCctctgtagtgcactttatacccaATAGGAAGTCAATTGAGATTCGGTATCTGATTCTGCGGTTTGAACCAGAAggggtgtgagtgagtgaacgAGCTAGCTAGCTAAGCAGCGCAGGGGCTCCCACCACCCCCCCTCAgtgactttattattatttttatttaaaacaaactaacaaaaaaaaaacccataatagCCGTGTATTCAATGCGAAGCTGCAAACCGGAGTCAAAATATCGGACATTTTGGATATAACCGATTTGAATTTACGTTAGCAGAGTCGCGAGACCCCTACGACGAATCGAGCTAGCGTGTTAGCTAACGGTCTGTGTGTTATGGGATTCTCAAACGTTAGCTGAGCTTGCGACGGTCTCCATCGCTAGAATAATGCGAATTAATGTAAATATCGATTTGCGTGCAGTTACTTAGAGGAGTATCGGATGAACTGGTGTGAAtagtaaacattattttttttaaataaatgaattcatcTTAGCTAACAGTGATAGCAAAGTGGTCGCCAGCCATAATGGGAATTTGACGTTAAATGTAGCCAGTAATGATAAACAAGTTCAATAGATTTTCAATGAATTCAGCAAGAGGAAAGCGTTTGGTCACGTTTTACAAGCAACACTAGATAGTAATTACATGCGTAGCAAGCTGTGCGCCGAACTGACTAACAGGCTTCATGGGTGACATGATGCAGATGCAGGTCGCTTTAAAACCCATCTGTTAATCCTGCATCTGGAAGACACTCGTCCACACAGCCAGCGATGCGATCTTGGCGAAATTCCTCCTAACCAGCGTTATTAAGCTGGCGCCGTGTCAGAAAGTCTACAGGCTGCTTTTCGGCACATTAGCACACTCCTTATCGGGCTTGAATAGGAGGTCATGGTCCCCGCTGCATTGCGGCCCTGTTTCACCGGAGAGATCAGTCGTACATTGCTACAGTGAACCAGCCCGTACCCAGAACTGCGAGAAGACAAGGCCTGCTTTGCCGTGTCGTGTTGGTAGTGCTGTGGTCGGTGGGGAAAAGACAGACACATCACCGCCCATGCCCGCCATGCCTGGTCCGGCTGCCAGCAAAGCGCGGGTGTACGCGGATGTGAACACTCTGAAGAGCAAAGATTACTGGGACTATGAAGCACACGTGCCTAGCTGGAGGTACTCAGCTTCCCTTGTATTTATATGCCTATTTGCTTTATAGGGTCCTCACTCTGGTGCTTTAGAAACCCACACGTGTAAGCGTGTTCCCTGCTTAATTTTAAGAAATCGGCTCATTACCTCTCATCACACAGTTTTTTCTGAGT is part of the Silurus meridionalis isolate SWU-2019-XX chromosome 9, ASM1480568v1, whole genome shotgun sequence genome and harbors:
- the LOC124390926 gene encoding zinc finger protein 319; translated protein: MYSGRMTEAWQQQHAVAPPPVAHPLLQGAENPLGSAVYGIVLPADPALQQSQHGQHGQQHPVPAQQPSLQVGSEGGHKCGACGHDISHLANPHEHQCMVSQDRSFQCTQCMKIFSQATDLLEHQCVQVEQKPFVCGVCKMGFSLLTSLAQHHNEHSNGNNPMKCSICEKTYRPDSSSSNPQQPSTGETSSSGAAMGSSSSTAFQNSDRPYKCSVCSKAFRHLSELSRHERVHTGEKPYKCNTCEKSFSQASHLAHHQRTHSADRPYKCAVCDKTFKHRQHLVRHMYAHSGEHLFKCNLCELHFKESSELLHHQCQPAGERPFRCATCGKTFKRPSDLRQHERTHSEERPFQCEECQMSFKQQYALVRHRRTHKNPAERPFKCNQCDKGFLQPSHLLYHQHVHGIENLFKCAACQKGFRQSGELLRHKCGESGSGSNAPEKPYKCDVCGKGYKKSSTLQRHQNSHCTEKPLKCSLCGRRFQSSSDFVQHHCDPAREKPMKCSDCERRFKYSSELQRHRRVHTGEKPFKCPTCDKGFKQREHLAKHGIVHSREAQFKCVWCGECFGELGALQEHTVQHTAEGGGYPVAPCIQ